The DNA region GATAACAAGAAAGAATCAGCATAGAAAATTTTAAGGGGTGATATGTTGGCAGTTAACGCTATAGTAAAAGTAAGAAATAATAATGTTGATGGGGCATTAAAACTTTTAAAGAAAAAGATTGAAAGAGAAGGACTTATTAAAGAG from Deferribacterota bacterium includes:
- the rpsU gene encoding 30S ribosomal protein S21 translates to MLAVNAIVKVRNNNVDGALKLLKKKIEREGLIKE